In one window of Episyrphus balteatus chromosome 3, idEpiBalt1.1, whole genome shotgun sequence DNA:
- the LOC129914431 gene encoding DNA replication licensing factor Mcm3, which yields MTDAEQFIRDIQREYLDFLDDEEDQGAYTGHVKEMIAEKKKRLIVNINDLKRKNPQRALGILKNASDELLAFGRAVKEYVASIDPSYAKTYEDFFVGFEGCFGNNHFTPRGLTSAYLGNLVCVEGIVTKVSLIRPKVVRSVHYCPATKKVMERKYTDLTSYEAVPSSAVYPTKDDDGNLLETEFGLSIYKDHQSLTIQEMPEKAPAGQLPRSIDVICDDDLVDKCKPGDRVQFTGNYRCLPGKSGGYTSGTFKTVLLANNISHLKKDNDLGITRKDYLTFKKISKDPEVFELLSKSLAPSIHGHEYVKKAILCLLLGGVEKNLSNGTRLRGDINVLLIGDPSVAKSQLLRYVLNTAPRAIPTTGRGSTGVGLTAAVTTDQETGERRLEAGAMVLADRGVVCIDEFDKMSDMDRTAIHEVMEQGRVTISKAGIHASLNARCSVLAAANPVYGRYDQYKTPMENIGLQDSLLSRFDLLFVMLDVINPDTDNMIADHVVRMHRYRNPKESDGEVLSMGSSYADSLTFVSNKEENKKETELYEKYDALLHGKSRKRQDKILSVDFMRKYIQAAKCMKPKLTEQACEAIANEYSRLRSQDNVESDVARTQPVTARSLETLIRLSTAHARARMSATVTVDDAQAAIELVQFAYFKKVLEKEKKKRRRDGDGDSDEEEVENGSQETTPSRRSKRARAETQSEPIDADEDDGFVQPQPDEGDLTLRDTRRRSQASSGTNGNSEPTVVATPAFISEERLNVFKNSLQKMFREAREQSLPLARITAAVNKNNDEAFTSGEIEAAVNKMTEDNQIMLADDIVFLI from the exons atgactGATGCAGAACAATTTATCAGAGATATTCAACGAGAATACTTGGATTTCCTCGATGATGAG GAAGACCAAGGTGCCTACACTGGTCACGTTAAAGAAATGATTGCAGAAAAGAAAAAGCGTCTAATTGTCAACATAAATGATTTGAAACGAAAAAATCCTCAACGTGCCCTCGGAATTCTTAAGAATGCCTCCGATGAACTATTGGCTTTTGGGCGGGCTGTCAAGGAATATGTTGCATCCATTGATCCAAGTTATGCCAAGAcctatgaagacttttttgttggttttgaagGTTGTTTCGGAAACAATCATTTCACTCCAAGAGGTTTAACTTCTGC CTATCTTGGAAACTTGGTTTGTGTTGAAGGTATTGTCACAAAAGTCTCACTCATTCGACCAAAAGTTGTTCGAAGTGTTCATTATTGTCCAGCCACTAAAAAAGTCATGGAAAGGAAATACACAGATTTGACTTCTTACGAAGCTGTCCCATCCAGTGCCGTCTATCCAACCAAAGACGATGATGGTAATCTCCTTGAGACCGAATTCGGTTTGTCCATCTATAAAGATCATCAAAGTTTGACGATTCAAGAAATGCCAGAAAAGGCACCTGCTGGCCAGTTGCCACGTTCCATCGATGTTATTTGTGATGATGATTTGGTGGACAAATGCAAACCTGGTGACAGGGTACAATTCACTGGCAACTATCGTTGTCTGCCGGGCAAATCAGGTGGTTACACTTCCGGAACATTCAAAACTGTTTTACTCGCCAATAATATATCGCATTTGAAAAAAGACAATGATTTGGGAATCACTCGCAAAGATTACTTGACTTTTAAGAAAATCTCCAAAGACCCAGAAGTATTTGAGTTGTTATCTAAAAGTTTGGCTCCTTCCATTCATGGACATGAATACGTTAAGAAAGCCATTTTGTGTCTTTTGTTGGGAGGTGTTGAGAAGAACCTTTCCAATGGAACTCGTCTGAGAGGCGATATTAATGTTCTTCTTATTGGAGATCCCAGTGTGGCAAAATCGCAGTTGCTGCGGTATGTTTTAAATACAGCTCCGAGAGCAATTCCAACAACTGGTCGTGGTTCGACTGGTGTCGGTCTGACGGCAGCTGTAACAACCGATCAGGAAACTGGTGAGCGTCGACTTGAAGCCGGTGCTATGGTCTTGGCCGATCGTGGTGTTGTTTGTATTGATGAATTTGACAAAATGAGCGATATGGATCGTACGGCTATTCATGAAGTCATGGAACAGGGAAGAGTTACTATATCGAAGGCTGGCATTCATGCATCTTTGAATGCACGTTGTTCGGTTTTAGCTGCTGCTAATCCTGTCTATGGAAGG TATGATCAATATAAGACGCCAATGGAAAACATTGGATTACAGGACTCGCTGTTGTCTCGTTTTGACTTGCTGTTTGTTATGCTGGATGTTATTAATCCCGATACAGATAACATGATTGCCGATCATGTTGTGCGCATGCATCGTTACAG AAATCCAAAAGAATCTGATGGTGAGGTTTTATCTATGGGAAGTAGTTATGCTGATTCCCTTACCTTTGTGAGCAATAAAGAAGAA aacaaaaaagaaacagaaCTTTACGAAAAATACGACGCTCTTTTGCATGGAAAATCACGTAAGCGTCAAGATAAAATTCTTTCAGTTGATTTTATGCGGAAATACATTCAAGCCGCTAAATGCATGAAACCCAAATTAACCGAACAAGCATGTGAAGCCATTGCAAATGAGTATTCTCGTCTTCGTTCGCAAGACAATGTTGAATCCGATGTAGCTAGAACACAACCAGTGACAGCACGTAGTTTGGAAACACTGATTCGTCTCTCCACAGCCCATGCTCGTGCACGAATGTCAGCAACAGTTACAGTTGACGATGCACAGGCTGCAATTGAATTGGTACAGTTTGCCTACTTCAAGAAAGTCCTCgaaaaagagaagaagaaaCGTCGTCGTGATGGTGATGGAGACTCGGATGAAGAAGAGGTTGAAAATGGTTCTCAAGAAACGACACCTTCGCGACGCAGTAAACGTGCCagagcagaaacacaatcagaGCCAATTGATGCAGATGAAGATGATGGTTTCGTGCAACCTCAACCAGATGAGGGTGATTTAACTCTTCGTGATACAAGACGAAGATCTCAAGCTTCATCTGGAACAAATGGCAATAGCGAACCAACTGTTGTAGCGACACCTGCTTTTATATCTGAGGAAAGATtgaatgtatttaaaaatagcCTTCAGAAAATGTTCCGTGAGGCGAGGGAACAAAGTTTGCCATTGGCTAGAATAACAGCTGCAGTTAATAAGAACAATGATGAAGCGTTTACATCGGGTGAAATTGAAGCTGCCGTTAATAAGATGACTGAAGATAACCAGATTATGCTGGCTGATGatattgtttttcttatttaa